Proteins from a single region of Bdellovibrio bacteriovorus HD100:
- a CDS encoding TetR/AcrR family transcriptional regulator: MAKTYHHGDLKTAAIKKTVEIIQKKGEADFTLREIAQSLKVSHTAVYRHFKSKQDLLSHIAEEGFHNLNQAFSTEIAKARSPRQKLSALGRAYIEFALSHSGHYRSMFHQELRCAKDQRPELEEVGLRSFSILVECLQEGMKSQVFRKTDALIAARSVWSGIHGFSVLMIDGQFQSLQSRTSVAEAIEQHLAFLERSLLK; encoded by the coding sequence GTGACCTTAAAACGGCCGCCATTAAAAAGACCGTTGAAATCATTCAAAAAAAAGGCGAAGCCGATTTTACCTTGCGTGAGATCGCCCAAAGCCTCAAAGTGAGCCACACCGCTGTTTACCGCCATTTTAAATCCAAGCAGGATCTGCTGTCCCATATCGCCGAAGAAGGTTTTCATAATCTGAATCAGGCCTTCAGCACTGAAATCGCCAAAGCGCGCAGTCCCCGTCAGAAGCTTTCCGCCTTGGGGCGCGCTTACATTGAGTTTGCCCTTTCCCATAGCGGCCACTATCGCAGCATGTTTCACCAGGAACTTCGCTGCGCCAAAGATCAGCGTCCCGAGCTGGAAGAAGTCGGCCTGCGTTCGTTCTCTATTTTGGTGGAATGCCTGCAAGAGGGAATGAAATCCCAGGTCTTCAGAAAGACCGACGCCCTGATCGCCGCTCGCTCCGTCTGGTCTGGCATTCATGGGTTTTCTGTATTGATGATCGATGGGCAGTTTCAAAGCCTGCAAAGCAGAACCTCGGTGGCCGAGGCGATCGAACAGCACCTGGCATTCCTGGAGCGTTCACTGCTAAAATAG
- a CDS encoding DUF4423 domain-containing protein, producing MATVVKKPLIQEYHDYLEFLIDWIDYLKVREKGFSLRQVAKEAGMASGYLPMCFSRKRKLSKRSFVKLLPHLMLTPKEARYLELLQVIAESEDPKDRVKALTELQRLKDYRESHQLELEVHQYLSRWYYVAIRELVNTADFKEDPAWIQDRLRGRISQKEIEEALAFLVQFKFIEKNADGKYLVVQKQLDCHEGVFKISLGEFHRQMLDWAKVSIEEVPRADRLLLGHTTAITRDQFELVQGILKKALNDLERVENSTVQKGMEVYHIELTAFPLTQNSSVKDGSVGE from the coding sequence ATGGCGACGGTAGTTAAGAAACCTTTGATACAGGAATATCATGACTACCTGGAATTTTTGATAGACTGGATAGACTATCTCAAGGTTCGAGAAAAAGGATTCAGTCTTCGTCAGGTGGCAAAGGAGGCCGGGATGGCCTCCGGCTACCTGCCTATGTGTTTTTCCCGCAAGAGAAAGCTCAGCAAGAGATCCTTTGTAAAGCTGCTGCCCCATCTGATGTTGACACCCAAAGAGGCCAGATACCTGGAGCTTCTTCAGGTGATTGCAGAATCTGAAGATCCAAAGGACCGTGTGAAGGCTCTGACCGAGCTGCAAAGGCTGAAAGACTATCGGGAATCACATCAGTTGGAACTGGAAGTGCATCAGTATTTGAGTCGCTGGTACTATGTCGCGATCAGAGAGCTGGTGAACACAGCGGATTTTAAAGAAGACCCGGCCTGGATTCAGGACAGACTGCGGGGCCGGATTTCCCAGAAGGAAATTGAGGAGGCCTTGGCTTTCCTGGTCCAGTTCAAATTTATTGAAAAGAATGCCGATGGAAAATATCTCGTCGTGCAAAAGCAGCTGGACTGTCACGAAGGGGTCTTTAAGATCTCGTTAGGGGAGTTTCATCGCCAGATGCTCGACTGGGCCAAGGTGTCTATCGAAGAGGTCCCCCGGGCGGACCGACTTCTTTTGGGGCACACGACGGCGATCACCCGTGATCAGTTCGAACTGGTGCAGGGAATTCTAAAAAAGGCCTTGAATGACCTGGAGCGTGTGGAAAATTCCACAGTTCAAAAGGGTATGGAAGTATATCACATTGAGTTGACGGCCTTCCCGTTGACGCAAAATTCCTCTGTAAAAGACGGAAGTGTGGGAGAATAA
- a CDS encoding DUF4382 domain-containing protein, translating to MNSKTVKTVKTVIAGFAALSMVGCSQQTASSGTVSTALTMTGSSQASTIAKYKIEHPWLNLFMPAAMALPAPAMTDASGANVTLSKAWVVVKEVELEMTEQVSSAEDDGAEDSIEFSGPFVVDLLSAAPTSFGVAEVPAGVYRRIKMKLEKDAVLPAEAPMGLAGNSIYFEATVAGNQLTYSADDGTEFKISGAGGINLGESSNVLMAIKLADLFKMIDLSGVTSNVNITSSNRVAGVNLCPLIDSSAQDLYTCFRKGLEAAGKLGKDDDGDCEIEEHEDEVED from the coding sequence ATGAATAGCAAGACAGTAAAGACAGTAAAGACAGTGATAGCAGGATTTGCCGCATTGAGTATGGTGGGCTGTTCCCAGCAGACGGCTTCGTCCGGGACGGTTTCCACGGCTCTGACCATGACAGGGTCTTCGCAGGCATCGACCATTGCCAAGTACAAGATTGAGCATCCATGGCTTAATCTGTTTATGCCAGCGGCCATGGCGTTACCAGCTCCAGCGATGACGGATGCGTCAGGAGCGAATGTGACCCTGTCCAAGGCCTGGGTGGTGGTGAAAGAGGTGGAGCTCGAGATGACAGAACAAGTCAGTTCCGCTGAGGACGACGGGGCTGAAGACAGCATCGAGTTCAGCGGGCCTTTTGTTGTGGATCTTCTTTCTGCCGCACCGACATCGTTTGGGGTTGCAGAGGTTCCGGCGGGAGTCTATCGCCGCATCAAAATGAAGTTAGAGAAAGACGCCGTTCTGCCGGCAGAGGCACCCATGGGGCTGGCCGGAAACAGCATCTATTTTGAAGCGACTGTGGCGGGCAACCAGCTGACTTATTCGGCGGATGACGGCACCGAATTTAAGATCAGCGGTGCGGGTGGTATCAATCTTGGCGAATCGTCGAATGTTCTGATGGCGATCAAGCTGGCTGATTTGTTCAAAATGATAGATCTGTCGGGGGTGACCTCCAACGTGAATATCACTTCGAGCAACAGAGTCGCGGGTGTGAATCTTTGTCCGCTCATCGACTCTTCAGCGCAGGATTTGTACACATGCTTCCGCAAAGGTCTTGAAGCCGCCGGCAAGCTCGGAAAAGACGATGATGGTGACTGCGAGATCGAAGAGCATGAAGATGAAGTGGAAGACTAA
- a CDS encoding NADP-dependent isocitrate dehydrogenase encodes MKKIKVANPVVELDGDEMTRIIWKFIKQQLILPYLDIDIKYYDLGMEHRDATNDQVTVDAAEAIKKYNVGIKCATITPDEARVKEFNLKQMWKSPNGTIRNILDGTVFREPIICKNVPRLVPNWTAPICIGRHAFGDQYRATDFVTKGKGKLTVTFQPENGGETITHEVYNFKGDGVALTMYNTDESITGFARSCFNQALTKKWPLYLSTKNTILKKYDGRFKDIFEEIYQKEFKAKFDAAGITYEHRLIDDMVASALKWNGNFVWACKNYDGDVQSDTVAQGFGSLGLMTSVLVTPDGKTMESEAAHGTVTRHYRQHQQGKPTSTNPIASIFAWTRGLEHRGNLDNNQELVKFAQTLEKVCVETVEAGFMTKDLAVCIYGDKVPADKYMNTEPFLAKLDENLKKALSM; translated from the coding sequence ATGAAAAAAATCAAAGTTGCCAATCCCGTCGTTGAACTCGACGGCGATGAAATGACAAGAATCATCTGGAAATTCATCAAACAACAATTGATCCTTCCATACCTTGATATCGACATTAAGTACTATGACCTGGGCATGGAGCATCGTGATGCTACCAACGACCAAGTAACTGTTGACGCTGCGGAAGCGATCAAAAAGTACAACGTGGGTATCAAATGCGCGACGATCACTCCTGACGAAGCTCGCGTAAAAGAATTCAACCTGAAACAAATGTGGAAGTCCCCGAACGGCACTATCCGTAACATTTTGGATGGTACTGTATTCCGTGAACCCATCATCTGCAAAAACGTTCCACGTCTGGTTCCTAACTGGACAGCTCCCATCTGCATCGGTCGTCACGCTTTCGGCGACCAGTACCGTGCAACTGATTTCGTAACCAAAGGCAAAGGCAAGCTGACTGTGACTTTCCAGCCTGAGAACGGTGGAGAAACGATCACTCACGAAGTTTACAACTTCAAAGGCGATGGCGTTGCTTTGACTATGTACAACACTGACGAATCCATCACCGGTTTCGCACGTTCTTGCTTCAACCAGGCGTTGACCAAGAAATGGCCGTTGTACCTTTCCACTAAAAATACCATCCTGAAAAAATACGATGGTCGCTTCAAAGACATCTTCGAAGAGATCTATCAAAAAGAATTCAAAGCGAAGTTCGATGCTGCTGGCATCACTTACGAGCACCGCCTGATCGACGACATGGTTGCTTCCGCTTTGAAATGGAATGGTAACTTCGTATGGGCATGTAAGAACTACGACGGCGACGTTCAGTCCGATACAGTAGCTCAAGGCTTCGGTTCTTTGGGTCTGATGACTTCCGTATTGGTCACTCCAGACGGTAAGACTATGGAATCTGAAGCAGCTCACGGCACAGTGACTCGTCACTACCGTCAGCACCAGCAAGGCAAACCAACTTCCACGAACCCAATCGCTTCCATCTTTGCATGGACTCGCGGTCTTGAGCACCGTGGTAACCTGGATAACAACCAGGAGCTTGTGAAGTTCGCTCAGACTTTGGAAAAAGTCTGCGTTGAGACTGTTGAAGCTGGCTTCATGACCAAAGACCTTGCCGTTTGCATCTATGGCGACAAAGTTCCAGCTGACAAGTACATGAACACGGAGCCGTTCCTGGCGAAGTTGGATGAGAACTTGAAAAAAGCTCTTTCCATGTAA